One genomic segment of Nitrospinota bacterium includes these proteins:
- the dnaA gene encoding chromosomal replication initiator protein DnaA, whose amino-acid sequence MKQIWDKSLQIIADKVGKQVFETWFRPINLIEIDETKITLSVPNSFFKDWIAEHYMSLIKETVQNISKKDLNISFVVSKEGAKEEQKNMSMTKTSSVIGLNSNYTFENFVVGASNQFAHAASLAVADLPAKSYNPLFIYGGVGLGKTHLMHAIGHYVLNKDQNMKVRYLSSESFINELIGAIQHDRMAKFRNKYRNMDVLLVDDVQFFSGKDRTQEEFFHTFNTLYESHRQIVISSDSFPKDIPGLEERLRSRFEWGLIADIHPPDLETKIAILNKKAERVNITIPLEVAYLIANKIKSNIRELEGCLTRISAFSSLTGTEIDVTLAKEVLQDMFLKREKQIDIEIIQKVVSKYFGIHVSDLKSKKRDRVITMPRQIAMYLCRNFTGSSLPEIGRSFGGKDHTTVIHSCKKIGILKKEDSKVFRDIETITHLLEG is encoded by the coding sequence ATGAAACAGATATGGGATAAAAGCCTTCAAATAATAGCAGACAAGGTGGGAAAACAGGTTTTTGAAACTTGGTTCAGGCCTATTAACCTTATTGAAATAGATGAAACAAAAATAACGCTTTCTGTGCCGAATAGCTTTTTTAAAGATTGGATTGCTGAGCATTATATGTCTCTTATCAAAGAGACAGTTCAAAACATATCTAAAAAAGATCTTAACATTTCTTTTGTGGTTAGCAAGGAGGGAGCAAAGGAAGAGCAAAAAAATATGTCTATGACAAAAACCAGCTCGGTTATTGGGCTAAACTCAAACTATACGTTTGAAAATTTTGTTGTTGGCGCAAGCAACCAATTTGCCCATGCAGCCTCGTTAGCTGTTGCGGATCTTCCTGCCAAGTCCTATAATCCCCTTTTTATATATGGGGGTGTTGGGCTGGGGAAAACGCATTTAATGCACGCAATAGGTCATTATGTTTTAAATAAAGACCAGAACATGAAGGTTAGATATCTCTCTTCGGAAAGTTTTATTAACGAACTTATTGGAGCCATCCAACACGATAGAATGGCTAAATTTAGAAATAAATATAGAAATATGGATGTTTTATTAGTAGATGATGTCCAGTTCTTCTCTGGAAAAGACAGAACCCAAGAAGAGTTCTTCCACACCTTTAACACTCTTTATGAATCCCACAGGCAGATTGTAATATCCAGCGACAGTTTTCCAAAAGATATTCCTGGTTTAGAAGAGAGGTTAAGATCTCGGTTCGAATGGGGCCTGATTGCAGATATTCACCCTCCCGACCTGGAAACAAAAATTGCTATTTTAAATAAAAAAGCGGAAAGGGTTAATATAACAATTCCTTTGGAAGTAGCTTATTTGATCGCAAATAAAATAAAATCAAACATAAGGGAGCTGGAGGGTTGTTTAACCCGTATCAGCGCTTTTTCCTCTCTTACAGGAACTGAAATAGATGTAACTCTTGCTAAAGAAGTGCTCCAGGATATGTTTCTAAAAAGAGAAAAGCAAATAGATATTGAAATTATTCAAAAGGTGGTCTCAAAATATTTTGGTATCCATGTTTCAGATTTAAAATCAAAAAAGAGGGACAGGGTTATCACAATGCCCAGGCAGATTGCGATGTATCTTTGTAGAAACTTTACAGGTTCTTCTTTGCCCGAGATCGGAAGGTCTTTTGGGGGGAAAGACCATACCACAGTAATTCATTCTTGTAAAAAGATTGGGATATTAAAAAAAGAAGATAGTAAGGTTTTCCGCGATATAGAAACAATAACGCATTTATTAGAGGGTTAA
- the rpmH gene encoding 50S ribosomal protein L34 codes for MKRTYQPKKTKRKRTHGFLARMSSRGGVKTIKRRREKGRKRVTV; via the coding sequence TTGAAAAGAACGTATCAGCCTAAAAAAACAAAAAGAAAGAGAACCCATGGTTTTTTAGCAAGGATGAGCTCCAGGGGAGGGGTTAAAACAATAAAAAGAAGAAGAGAGAAAGGAAGAAAGAGGGTGACCGTCTAA